A genomic window from Silene latifolia isolate original U9 population chromosome Y, ASM4854445v1, whole genome shotgun sequence includes:
- the LOC141630170 gene encoding uncharacterized protein LOC141630170 gives MPFGLKNAGATYQRAMQKIFDDMLHKIIECYVDDVVVKSMKIEDHIKDLRAVFERLRECQLKMNPLKCAFGVTSGKFLGFVDRHRGIEIDQTKIKAINEMPEPKTLKELCGLQVRLAYIRSIKKYLASAPVPGAPIPGKPLVLYIVAQERSLGEMCAQEIEDRKERALYYLSRTLVGAELNYSPIEKICLALVFAIQKLRHYMQAHTIHVVSKADPIKYILSRPVLSRKLAKWAMLLKQYDLVFVPQKAVKEWEISDDLPGEEIFYVDVLPPWQMYFDGAARQDGTGAGVVFVTPQNHLMPYAFTLTQLCTNNMAEYQALIFGLQMAIEIGVRDMDIYGDSKLVVNQVLGEYEVKKEDLIPYHQQALQLLNQLDDIHIGHVPRSANKLADALANLAATLALGAEESMQVPVCNRWAISLREEEENVDTTNMICVYTADKDDWRQSIIDFLDHQKLPDDPRHKVEIRRRALKFIHYKGTLYRRSFSGQWLRCLSKDKAVEAMYEAHSGICGTHQSGPKLHDRVKRMGLQQDHLKLAEESSMEYRHERIGEALWAYRTTYKTPTQEGLTEDKNDKLRLAELEALDEKRLEAQQKLQCYQARLSRAFNKKVRPRSFQVGDIVLSVRRPIITSHKPVGKFTSKWDGPYVVQEVYMNGAYKIVDEDGVRIGPINGKFLKRYYS, from the exons atgccgtttggattgaagaatgCTGGCGCTACGTACCAACGCGCAATGCAAAAGATCTTTGATGACATGCTGCATAAAATAATAGAGTGTTATGTTGATGACGTGGTTGTCAAATCAATGAAAATAGAAGACCATATCAAAGACCTTCGAGCCGTCTTTGAGAGACTTAGAGaatgtcaactcaagatgaatccactCAAGTGTGCATTTGGTGTCACATCTGGGAAGTTCTTAGGGTTTGTGGACAGACACagaggcattgaaattgaccaaacaaaaatcaaagcgATCAACGAAATGCCGGAACCAAAGACGTTGAAAGAGTTGTGCGGATTGCAGGTACGTTTGGCATACATTCGAAG CATCAAAAAGTACTTGGCCAGCGCACCAGTGCCGGGGGCACCAATTCCAGGAAAGCCACTTGTCCTCTACATTGTAGCACAAGAACGCTCACTGGGGGAAATGTGTGCTCAAGAAATTGAGGACCGCAAGGAGAGAGCACTCTACTACTTGAGTCGTACCTTGGTTGGAGCTGAGTTGAATTACTCGCCCATAGAGAAGATATGTCTTGCTTTGGTGTTCGCCATCCAGAAGTTGAGGCACTACATGCAGGCGCATACCATACACGTGGTCTCAAAAGCTgatccaatcaagtacatactctcaagACCAGTCTTGTCTAGAAAACTTGCGAAATGGGCAATGTTACTTAAGCAGTATGACTTGGTGTTCGTGCCTCAAAAGGCTGTCAAAG AGTGGGAAATTTCAGATGACCTCCCAGGAGAAGAAATTTTCTATGTGGACGTCCTACCTCCATGGCAAATGTACTTTGACGGTGCTGCAAGGCAAGATGGAACTGGAGCTGGAGTTGTATTCGTGACTCCACAAAATCATCTTATGCCATATGCCTTTACACTCACTCAGTTGTGCACAAATAATATGGCAGAATACCAAGCTCTCATATTCGGTCTTCAAATGGCGATCGAAATAGGTGTCAGGGATATGGACATATATGGAGACTCAAAGCTGGTGGTCAACCAAGTCCTTGGTGAATATGAAGTGAAAAAGGAAGACTTAATTCCCTACCATCAACAGGCATTACAACTGCTGAATCAACTTGATGACATCCATATTGGTCATGTACcaaggagtgccaataagttggctGACGCACTTGCTAATCTTGCAGCCACTTTGGCACTGGGGGCAGAAGAGTCTATGCAAGTCCCAGTCTGCAACCGTTGGGCAATATCTTTGCGTGAAGAGGAAGAAAATGTAGACACAACCAACATGATATGCGTCTACACAGCTGATAAGGATGATTGGCGTCAGTCTATCATTGATTTCTTGGACCACCAAAAATTACCTGATGATCCCAGACACAAGGTTGAGATACGTCGACGTGCTCTAAAGTTTATTCACTATAAAGGGACGCTCTACAGACGTTCTTTCTCAGGCCAATGGTTGAGGTGTCTAAGCAAGGACAAAGCTGTTGAAGCAATGTATGAAGCTCACTCTGGAATTTGTGGCACTCATCAATCTGGGCCTAAACTTCATGATCGCGTAAAGAGAATGGG CCTTCAACAAGACCATTTGAAACTTGCTGAAGAAAGTAGTATGGAGTATAGGCATGAAAGGATTGGTGAGGCATTGTGGGCGTATCGTACCacatacaaaacacctactcaG GAAGGGCTCACAGAAGATAAAAATGACAAATTGCGTTTAGCAGAGTTAGAGGCTCTTGATGAAAAAAGATTAGAAGCTCAACAAAAACTCCAGTGCTATCAAGCAAGGTTGTCacgcgcattcaacaaaaaggtgcgcCCTCGTTCTTTCCAAGTAGGAGACATTGTCCTTTCGGTACGAAGACCAATCATCACCTCTCACAAGCCAGTTGGTAAATTCACCTCTAAGTGGGATGGTCCATACGTGGTACAGGAAGTCTACATGAATGGTGCTTACAAAATTGTGGATGAAGATGGCGTCCGTATAGGCCCAATCAATGGGAAATTTCTGAAACGTTACTATTCTTAA